One Diabrotica virgifera virgifera chromosome 3, PGI_DIABVI_V3a genomic window carries:
- the LOC114326591 gene encoding uncharacterized protein LOC114326591: MKYIYFLFIYFLVALAKAEETVSLEGKLPKCECRDIIDEILCKLTENSEKVLKIQAKLAKVVKETNEILTEAKENSAQVKEIVAVSTLLKSQVNSTVTVVTANTAAIIKIKNQVHDHVLNNGGDLEQTLIGSSCKLNQIRRVFIGLGNCQCRKPDTDEANTEGY, from the exons ATGAAATACATCTACTTTTTGTTCATTTATTTCTTGGTTGCCTTAGCAAAGGCAGAAGAAACTGTTAGCTTAGAAG GAAAACTCCCAAAATGTGAGTGTAGGGATATAATCGATGAGATCTTGTGCAAGCTAACAGAAAACTCAGAAAAGGTCCTCAAGATTCAAGCCAAACTAGCCAAAGTAGTGAAAGAAACCAATGAAATTCTAACAGAAGCTAAAGAAAACTCAGCCCAAGTGAAAGAAATCGTCGCTGTTAGCACATTGCTTAAATCTCAAGTCAACTCTACGGTCACAGTCGTTACTGCCAATACCGCAGctatcattaaaattaaaaatcaagtCCACGACCATGTCCTTAACAATGGTGGCGACTTGGAACAGACCCTGATTGGAAGCAGCTGTAAATTGAATCAGATCAGGAGGGTATTTATCGGTCTTGGAAACTGCCAGTGTAGAAAACCAGATACTGACGAAGCAAACACAGAAGGTTATTAG